The Gymnodinialimonas sp. 57CJ19 genome includes a window with the following:
- a CDS encoding DNA starvation/stationary phase protection protein encodes MPQSLHHTAAIRKDTASRRSIAPVTEALRIVLNETYQLILDTQSCHWNVTGPQFYSLHEMTEAQYSDMFRAVDLLAERIRTLGEPAYVDLRGRNSAVVTDQSTDDMLHGLLQGHEALSHQLHALVRAADAADDPVTADLATNRAAFHDTAAWILRATTS; translated from the coding sequence ATGCCTCAGAGCTTGCACCACACCGCCGCCATTCGAAAAGACACCGCCAGCCGCCGCAGCATCGCCCCGGTCACCGAGGCTTTGCGCATCGTGTTGAACGAGACCTACCAGTTGATCCTCGACACGCAGAGTTGTCACTGGAACGTCACCGGGCCGCAATTCTACTCGCTGCACGAAATGACCGAAGCCCAATACAGCGACATGTTCCGTGCCGTCGATCTGCTGGCCGAGCGCATCCGGACCTTGGGGGAACCGGCCTATGTCGACCTGCGCGGGCGCAACAGCGCCGTGGTGACCGATCAGAGCACCGACGACATGTTGCATGGCCTGCTACAGGGGCACGAAGCGCTTTCGCATCAATTGCATGCGCTGGTCCGCGCGGCGGACGCTGCCGATGATCCGGTAACGGCGGATCTCGCGACGAACCGGGCTGCCTTCCATGACACGGCCGCCTGGATCCTGCGTGCCACGACGTCCTGA
- a CDS encoding MFS transporter, with product MTHSLRELLGPIKSLLGGTAAFMAGNSLLGVVLPLKMQAAEYSVSLIGLIMAAYYLGLAYGGLQGKHVILRIGHIRAFSTFAAVMAAACLAYDFLFHPVAWIGLRFINGFCIAGMTISIESWLNERSSNVTRGRVLGYYMLVFYLAVALGQTLVNVTPVASSDPLMAASALVALALVPVAMTRLGEPDLGDLSVLGVKALFKASAVGVVGAAVAGVLVGSFYALGVVFARQIGLSVTEAALFMSTVVVGGLAAQVPVGLLADRFDRRIVMACILLAVGLSWGLLSNSISSGLPLGLLMAMALAFGGAISSVYPLCVAQTFDRLDRKYYVAASGRLLMVYSIGATIGPLLASTFMATYGPRTFFLFESAIAVLYALYVLFTVTQGRALPMEEREKFVPLPDISPVAVRMDPRTEPEAE from the coding sequence ATGACTCACAGCCTCCGCGAGCTTCTCGGCCCAATCAAATCGCTTCTGGGCGGCACGGCCGCCTTCATGGCCGGCAACAGCCTTCTTGGCGTGGTGCTGCCCTTGAAGATGCAGGCCGCGGAATACTCAGTCTCCTTGATCGGTCTGATAATGGCCGCCTACTACCTCGGCCTCGCCTACGGGGGGTTGCAGGGCAAACACGTGATCCTGCGCATCGGCCACATCCGCGCGTTCTCCACTTTCGCCGCAGTCATGGCCGCCGCCTGCCTGGCATATGATTTCCTCTTCCACCCCGTCGCCTGGATCGGCCTGCGATTTATCAACGGCTTTTGCATTGCCGGAATGACCATCTCCATCGAGAGCTGGTTGAATGAGCGCAGCAGCAACGTGACCCGGGGCCGGGTTCTGGGCTATTACATGCTGGTGTTCTACCTGGCCGTCGCCCTGGGGCAGACCTTGGTCAACGTCACGCCGGTTGCCAGCAGTGATCCCCTGATGGCGGCATCGGCACTGGTGGCGCTGGCGCTGGTGCCTGTCGCCATGACCCGCCTGGGGGAGCCGGACCTTGGCGATCTGAGCGTTCTGGGGGTAAAGGCGCTTTTCAAGGCGTCTGCGGTCGGCGTAGTGGGGGCCGCCGTCGCCGGGGTCCTTGTCGGTTCATTCTACGCGCTCGGCGTCGTCTTCGCGCGCCAGATCGGCCTGAGCGTGACCGAAGCCGCCTTGTTCATGAGTACCGTCGTCGTGGGGGGCTTGGCCGCGCAGGTTCCCGTCGGATTGCTGGCAGATCGGTTCGACCGCCGCATCGTCATGGCCTGCATCTTGCTTGCCGTTGGGCTCAGCTGGGGGCTGTTGTCCAACTCGATCTCGAGCGGCCTGCCCCTTGGCCTTCTCATGGCCATGGCGTTGGCTTTCGGCGGCGCCATCAGCAGCGTTTATCCCCTTTGTGTAGCCCAAACCTTCGACCGACTGGATCGCAAATATTACGTCGCCGCCTCGGGACGTTTGCTGATGGTTTATTCTATCGGTGCCACGATCGGACCGCTTCTGGCGTCGACCTTCATGGCCACATACGGGCCGCGCACCTTCTTCTTGTTCGAATCCGCAATCGCGGTGCTCTACGCGCTCTATGTGCTCTTCACCGTCACACAAGGACGCGCCTTGCCGATGGAAGAACGCGAGAAATTCGTACCGCTCCCCGACATTTCCCCGGTCGCCGTGCGGATGGACCCCCGTACTGAACCGGAGGCGGAGTGA